The following are encoded in a window of Scophthalmus maximus strain ysfricsl-2021 chromosome 6, ASM2237912v1, whole genome shotgun sequence genomic DNA:
- the LOC118310048 gene encoding vacuolar fusion protein MON1 homolog B — protein MERDRHQDGEAHGVKICDPPSESNSPADTLATSLSLLGNHMFPDPTEINDGDAADKEDPAESRLSDVAAQEQSLDAEPLSDQEKEQETEETENTERQNNDSTETADGGTEDAAVDHDQSDSGEFVVTVLAKAKLEEQGIGVKGRSSPLLEAGTQECPAFISHRDEDVTGDSWRQHRKHVFVLSEAGKPIYSRYGSEEALSSTMGVMMALVSFVQSGDNIIRSVYSEQHIVVFLQKGPLVLVCVSSSRQSEEQLRGELLYVYYQIISMLTQASISRIFEHKKNYDLRRLLAGSEKILDGLLNLVDSDPSFLLAAIHCLPLASSLRDSLSHILQKAITPNLVFSILVAKNQLLTIVQEKTVIEDTRLEPTDVHLLLNLIGASSAFQAGEIWTPICLPLFNPDCYFYAYISYLDPPECTVCLLLLSTDKEAFYAVAECKRKIEEAMVAQNSLSLIAKAQSYSVSQVGVSDLRHFMYKPFDVPDTYRQLTQFTSPEMEAPYSSEEEKMRLLDLYRFMHSRIHSTSRPLKLIYHVAERETLLAWVTSKFELYTCFSPLVTKACAITAITKLLRWIKKEEDRLFIRYPPKYSTTPNPSKSSRGGKSDQQDSTDNGFLSLL, from the exons ATGGAGAGGGACAGGCACCAAGATGGAGAGGCACACGGCGTGAAGATTTGTGATCCCCCCTCAGAGAGCAATTCGCCTG CCGACACTTTGGCgacttctctctcgctcttggGGAATCATATGTTTCCCGATCCGACGGAGATAAATGACGGCGATGCTGCTGACAAAGAGGACCCCGCAGAGTCGCGCCTGTCGGACGTCGCAGCGCAGGAGCAGAGTCTGGACGCAGAGCCCCTCTCGGACCAGGAGAAAGAGCAAGAGactgaggagacagaaaacacagagcgTCAGAACAATGACTCCACTGAGACAGCTGACGGAGGAACCGAGGACGCTGCCGTAGACCACGACCAGAGCGATTCTGGGGAGTTTGTCGTCACCGTACTGGCCAAGGCCAAGCTGGAGGAGCAAGGTATAGGTGTGAAGGGGAGGTCGTCGCCCTTGTTGGAGGCAGGCACCCAGGAATGTCCCGCATTTATATCTCATCGTGATGAGGATGTGACAGGCGACAGCTGGCGGCAGCACAGGAAGCATGTTTTTGTGCTGAGTGAAGCAGGCAAACCCATCTATTCCCGATATGGCAGCGAAGAGGCTCTTTCATCCACGATGGGAGTCATGATGGCGCTGGTGTCCTTTGTCCAAAGTGGAGATAATATCATCCGCTCAGTCTATTCAG AGCAGCACATCGTCGTGTTCCTGCAGAAAGGACCCCTGGTGCTGGTGTGCGTCTCCAGCAGTCGTCAGTCCGAGGAGCAACTGCGCGGCGAGCTCCTTTACGTGTACTATCAGATCATCAGCATGCTCACCCAGGCCAGCATATCCCGCATCTTTGAACACAAGAAAAACTATGACCTGAGGAGACTCCTGGCCGGCTCGGAGAAGATCCTGGATGGCCTCCTCAACCTGGTAGACTCGGACCCCAGCTTCCTGCTGGCAGCGATACATTGCCTACCCCTAGCATCCTCTCTCAGGGACTCTCTCAGCCACATCCTGCAGAAAGCGATCACGCCCAATCTGGTTTTCTCCATCCTGGTCGCCAAGAACCAGCTGCTCACCATCGTCCAGGAGAAGACCGTCATCGAGGACACCAGGCTGGAACCCACCGATGTCCACCTCCTGCTCAACCTCATCGGAGCCTCCTCTGCCTTTCAGGCTGGGGAGATCTGGACTCCcatctgcctccctctctttaaTCCGGACTGTTACTTTTACGCGTACATTTCTTACCTGGACCCTCCAGAGTGTactgtttgtttgctgctgctctccacaGACAAGGAGGCTTTCTACGCTGTAGCGGAGTGCAAGAGGAAGATAGAAGAGGCCATGGTGGCTCAGAACTCCCTGAGCCTCATTGCCAAAGCCCAGTCCTACAGCGTGAGCCAGGTGGGCGTCTCAGACCTCAGACACTTCATGTACAAGCCCTTTGATGTGCCAGACACCTACCGCCAGCTCACGCAGTTCACCAG CCCAGAGATGGAGGCACCGTACAGCAGCGAAGAGGAGAAAATGCGACTGCTGGACCTTTATCGTTTTATGCACAGCCGCATCCACAGCACCTCCCGGCCCCTCAAGCTCATCTACCACGTtgctgagagagagactctGTTGGCCTGG GTCACAAGTAAATTTGAGCTGTACACGTGCTTCAGTCCTCTGGTGACAAAGGCCTGCGCCATCACAGCGATCACGAAGCTTCTGAGGTGGATTAAAAAGGAGGAGGATCGTCTCTTCATCAGATACCCTCCAAAGTATTCAACCACCCCAAACCCCAGCAAGAGCTCTCGAGGTGGCAAATCTGACCAGCAAGACTCCACAGATAATGGCTTCTTATCTCTTCTATAG